From Magnetococcales bacterium, the proteins below share one genomic window:
- a CDS encoding cytochrome c family protein, whose translation MILNKNRPIQLLWSVIAGLGLLAGFDVQAEKERPPLQQISAEACKECHQEIYREWQGSIHAQSAAVKDPLHGAMYRMMIGDPTQEGVKNPKSGNYPECLQCHAPNAALDGKTKLDAMPAYQEGVNCVSCHTMETFHGIKGPDGKMRLGAAAYTFSQKSLQGPYGALHGRNPTLAPGAGEGAQPSVNPYPHAQNGTLFQSSGVCLGCHEQQNNPQGVPVCATGPELAAAGQNVTCQSCHMPTVKGHANHAMSGGHDPAMLKRGVTLDLVATAQGEQVAATVTLRNNLVHNFPTGAPFRWVALQVTALDEKGETLWKNYQENPAKEDGQAMLMMKLVDAQGQPVPPAMATALAGDSRLKPQETRKMEYKIPGKGVRTVRAELRYGLLLPPMMKNMADKVPAAAMQPVVFTKIERTL comes from the coding sequence ATGATTTTAAATAAAAACAGGCCAATTCAACTCTTATGGAGCGTGATTGCAGGTCTGGGGCTGCTGGCGGGTTTTGATGTCCAGGCCGAGAAGGAACGCCCTCCCTTGCAGCAGATTTCCGCCGAAGCCTGCAAGGAGTGCCATCAGGAGATTTACCGCGAATGGCAGGGATCGATCCATGCGCAGAGTGCGGCTGTCAAGGATCCCCTGCATGGTGCCATGTATCGGATGATGATCGGCGATCCCACCCAGGAAGGGGTGAAAAATCCCAAATCAGGCAACTATCCCGAATGTCTGCAATGCCATGCCCCCAATGCCGCCCTCGATGGCAAAACCAAACTGGATGCCATGCCAGCCTATCAGGAAGGGGTGAACTGTGTCAGTTGTCATACCATGGAAACTTTCCATGGGATCAAGGGGCCGGATGGCAAGATGCGCCTGGGTGCGGCGGCCTACACTTTCAGCCAGAAGAGCTTGCAGGGTCCTTATGGTGCCTTGCATGGCCGCAATCCGACCCTGGCCCCGGGAGCGGGAGAGGGAGCGCAACCTTCGGTCAATCCCTACCCCCATGCCCAGAACGGAACCCTGTTCCAAAGTTCAGGCGTCTGCCTCGGGTGTCATGAACAGCAAAACAATCCCCAGGGGGTACCGGTGTGTGCCACTGGACCGGAATTGGCAGCAGCGGGCCAGAATGTCACCTGTCAATCCTGTCATATGCCGACCGTCAAGGGTCATGCGAACCATGCCATGTCTGGGGGACATGATCCGGCCATGCTGAAACGGGGGGTTACCCTGGATCTGGTGGCCACCGCACAGGGTGAACAGGTCGCTGCCACCGTGACCCTGCGCAACAATCTGGTCCACAATTTTCCCACCGGGGCACCGTTTCGTTGGGTCGCCTTGCAGGTGACGGCCCTGGATGAAAAGGGCGAAACCCTCTGGAAGAATTATCAGGAAAATCCGGCCAAGGAAGATGGCCAGGCCATGTTGATGATGAAACTCGTCGATGCCCAGGGGCAACCCGTGCCTCCGGCCATGGCGACGGCCCTTGCCGGGGATTCCCGTCTGAAACCGCAGGAGACCCGGAAAATGGAATACAAGATTCCTGGCAAAGGGGTGCGGACGGTACGGGCCGAGTTGCGCTATGGTCTGCTCTTGCCGCCCATGATGAAAAACATGGCCGACAAGGTGCCTGCCGCAGCCATGCAACCTGTGGTCTTTACGAAAATTGAGCGGACGCTGTAA